In the genome of Geotrypetes seraphini chromosome 16, aGeoSer1.1, whole genome shotgun sequence, one region contains:
- the LOC117350341 gene encoding olfactory receptor-like protein OLF1, producing MAYDRYVAICNPLRYSLIMKKSICIWLAASSWIPTPLVVIPVTKMLSQLFYCKSEINHFFCDPSALMKLSCSDTHTLEISVLVEGMFVAFIPFILILSSYFFIISSIWRIQGTEGRTKAFSTCASHLTSVALFYVTILCIYVRPSSMYSPALDKFFSLLYTALIPTLNPIIYSLRNQEIKNALR from the coding sequence ATGGCGTATGATCGTTATGTGGCAATCTGCAATCCCCTGCGCTACTCACTTATcatgaagaaaagcatctgcatCTGGCTGGCTGCCAGCTCCTGGATTCCTACCCCTCTTGTTGTGATTCCTGTAACAAAAATGTTATCtcaattattttattgtaaatctgAGATCAATCATTTCTTTTGTGACCCTTCAGCACTGATGAAACTTTCCTGTAGTGACACTCATACACTGGAGATTTCGGTATTAGTTGAAGGAATGTTTGTAGCATTCATCCCCTTCATATTGATTCTGAGTTCATATTTCTTCATCATTTCTTCTATCTGGAGGATCCAGGGCACTGAAGGTAGAACCAAGGCCTTCTCCACCTGCGCCTCCCACCTCACCTCCGTTGCACTGTTCTATGTGACTATTCTCTGTATCTACGTAAGACCATCCTCCATGTATTCACCTGCCCtggacaaatttttctctttaCTGTACACAGCTCTTATTCCAACATTAAACCCCATCATTTATAGCTTGAGGAATCAAGAAATAAAAAATGCTTtaaga